Proteins encoded together in one Miscanthus floridulus cultivar M001 chromosome 16, ASM1932011v1, whole genome shotgun sequence window:
- the LOC136514275 gene encoding protein NRT1/ PTR FAMILY 3.1-like has translation MATATTTDGRNGEGEQKRREKGGFKTMPFILGNDICDRFATAGFGANLITYLTQQLHLPLVEASNLLTNFGGTSSLTTILGALAADSFAGRFWTIIAGSVFYQLGMLGLVVSALLPSLRPSPCSAPPGGPACQRASGLQLTVLYLSLLCTAFGAGGLRPCVVMFGTDQFDHELGEQQQKKVTAEAAKVVAERKRRYFNLYFFMMGVAALLALTVVVYIQDNVGWGWGFGIPAIAMFVSIVVFVIGYPLYVMLKPGGSPFTRLAQVAAAAFKKRNVVVPEDTGMLYQDKELDVLISTNGRLLHTNQLTFLDRAAIVTPGDISASGQPDLWRLSTVHRVEELKSIVRMLPIWSAGIMLATIESHNGTFIIIQAGSMDRHITRHFEIPPATMSIFGTAAFLVSLALYDRAFVPLARRVTGLHSGITYFQRMGIGLAIHILGVATAALVETKRRDAAADHGLLDNPAAVIPLSVFWLVPQFAVHGIAGAFSSVGHMEFLYDQAPESMRSTAAALFWLANSFGNYLGTVLVTVVQRTTRARGNDWLQDNINRGRIDNYYWLVTCLMVLNLGYYLICFRFYTMKPLEMADEQDDHDGECELSTLQKNDTGAGGVV, from the exons ATGGCAACCGCGACGACGACGGATGGTAGGAATGGAGAAGGAGAGCagaagaggagggagaagggaggcTTCAAGACCATGCCATTCATACTTG GGAACGACATCTGCGACCGGTTCGCCACGGCCGGCTTCGGCGCCAACCTGATCACGTACCTGACGCAGCAGCTGCACCTGCCGCTGGTGGAGGCGTCCAACCTCCTGACCAACTTCGGCGGCACGTCCAGCCTCACAACTATCCTCGGCGCGTTAGCCGCCGACTCCTTCGCGGGCCGCTTCTGGACCATCATCGCCGGCTCCGTCTTCTACCAGCTCGGCATGCTCGGCCTCGTCGTGTCCGCGCTCCTCCCTTCGCTACGCCCCTCGCCATGCTCCGCTCCTCCCGGCGGCCCCGCATGCCAGCGCGCCTCCGGATTGCAGCTCACCGTGCTGTACCTCTCCCTGCTGTGCACGGCCTTTGGCGCCGGCGGGCTCCGGCCCTGCGTCGTGATGTTCGGCACCGACCAGTTCGACCACGAGTTGGGGGAGCAGCAGCAGAAGAAGGTCACCGCGGAGGCAGCCAAGGTGGTGGCAGAGCGGAAACGCCGCTACTTCAACCTCTACTTCTTCATGATGGGGGTAGCGGCGCTGCTGGCGCTGACGGTGGTGGTGTACATCCAAGACAacgtggggtgggggtgggggttcgGGATCCCGGCCATCGCCATGTTCGTCTCCATCGTGGTGTTCGTGATCGGGTACCCGCTGTACGTCATGCTCAAGCCCGGGGGCAGCCCGTTCACGCGGCTCGCGCAGGTCGCCGCCGCGGCGTTCAAGAAGCGCAACGTCGTCGTACCGGAGGACACCGGCATGCTGTACCAGGACAAGGAGCTCGACGTCCTCATCTCCACCAACGGCAGGCTGCTGCACACCAACCAGCTCAC GTTCTTGGACCGGGCAGCCATAGTGACGCCGGGCGACATCTCCGCTTCCGGGCAGCCGGACCTGTGGCGACTGTCGACGGTGCACCGCGTGGAGGAGCTCAAGTCCATCGTCCGCATGCTGCCCATCTGGTCAGCCGGGATCATGCTGGCCACCATTGAATCGCACAACGGCACCTTCATCATCATCCAGGCGGGCAGCATGGACCGGCACATCACCCGGCACTTCGAGATACCACCAGCGACCATGTCGATCTTCGGGACTGCGGCCTTCCTCGTCAGCTTGGCGCTCTACGATCGCGCGTTCGTGCCCCTGGCACGCCGCGTCACAGGCCTGCACTCTGGGATCACCTACTTCCAGCGCATGGGCATCGGGCTCGCCATCCACATCCTCGGCGTCGCCACGGCCGCGCTCGTAGAGACCAAGCGCCGCGACGCCGCGGCCGACCACGGGCTCCTGGACAATCCTGCCGCCGTCATCCCGCTCAGCGTGTTCTGGCTGGTGCCGCAGTTCGCCGTCCACGGCATCGCCGGCGCCTTCTCGTCAGTGGGGCACATGGAGTTCCTGTACGACCAGGCGCCCGAGAGCATGCGCAGTACTGCCGCCGCGCTCTTCTGGCTCGCCAACTCCTTCGGGAACTACCTGGGCACCGTGCTGGTCACGGTGGTGCAGCGCACCACGCGCGCCCGCGGCAACGACTGGCTCCAGGACAACATCAACCGTGGCAGGATCGACAACTACTACTGGCTCGTCACCTGCCTCATGGTGCTCAACCTTGGCTACTACCTCATCTGCTTCCGTTTCTACACCATGAAGCCTCTGGAGATGGCAGACGAACAAGACGATCATGATGGAGAATGTGAGCTCTCCACTCTACAGAAAAATGACACCGGTGCTGGAGGTGTGGTGTAA